Genomic window (Pseudomonas sp. MM211):
AGCTGAACGAGAAGTCCCGCGCGGCGATCCTCGCGATTGGAGCTGTGCAGGAGGGCATCGTGCGCCACGAACGAATCATGCCCGACGGTCGCAAGCGCAACTCGGTGCGTTTCAGCATCATCGACAGTGAGTGGCCCGCCGTGAAGGCTCGTCTACAGGCGAAGATGGCGCCGGTCTAATCAGACAGTTTCCAAGCACCCCGCAAGGCCTGCAATGCCTCGCCGATCGTCTTTTCCGGCACCGCCGCGAAGCCGAGCACCAGGCCAGCGCGTTCGTCCATCGACGTATCACCGCCGGGTAGCCAGTAGTTGCTGAGTGGGTTGATCTCCACACTCACCGCGGCCGCAGCGGCAACCAGTTCCCGCTCTCGCGCCAGGCTTTCGCAGCGCACGCTCAGGTGCAGACCGGCGTGTACATCGGGCAGTGGCGCGCAGCCCGGCAAGGACTGCGGCCAGCCCGCCAGCAGCGCATCCCGACGGGCGCGGGCGGCATTGCGCATGCGACGGATATGCCGCTGGAAATGCCCGGCGGCGATGAACTCGGCCATTACCGCCTGGGTGCCGACTTCCGAGTGGCGCATATCCACCGCACGACGCCGGGCGAAGGCAGCAGCCAGACGGGGTGGCAATACCAGATAGCCAAGCCGAAGCGCCGGAAAGGCGATTTTGCAGAAGGTGCCGACGTAGAGCAAACGCTGCCCACGATCCAGTGCGGCCAACGGCGCCAGCGGCGTGCCGCTGTAACGGTACTCGCCGTCGTAATCGTCCTCGATGATCCAGGCGTCATTACGCTCGGCCCAGTCGAGCAGCGCCAGGCGTCTGGGCAGCGACAGCGTCACCCCGGTCGGATACTGGTGCGAAGGCGTGACATAGGCCAGCCTACACGGCCCTGCCCGCTCCAGCGCCGCGACATCCAGGCCGTCGGCATCGACGGCAATGCCGCGCAGCTGTGCACCGGCAATGCTAAAGGCATGGCCCGCGGCACGGTAACCCGGATCTTCGACGGCCACCGGATCGCCCGGCCCAACCAGTAATTGCGCGCACAGGCTGATTGCCTGCTGTGCGCCGCAGGTGACGATGATCTGCGCTGGATCGCACTGCAGGCCCCGGCTGCTGCGCAGGTACGCGGCGATCAATTCGCGCAGTTGCGGGTCACCAGCGGGGTCACCATAGCCCAGCCGTGCCGGCGAAGGCCTGCGCCAGAAACGCGCCGACAGCCGCGCCCAGGTCTCGAACGGAAACAGATCGAAAGCCGGCACGCCAACCCGAAACGCCCGCGGCGCACCGGATAACGGCGCCGGCAGATGGTGCTCGTCGAGCAGTTGCAGCGCGGCGCTGCTGGCCGCCCCCGGCGCTTCGCTGACTGGCGGCTCCGCTACTGCGGCAATGGCGGCCACATAGGTGCCATCGCCAACCCGGCCCTGCACGTAGCCTTCGGCATAGAGCTGATCCAGCGCACGGTTCACCGTATTGCGGGATACGCCCAGGCGCTCGGCCAATTGCCGGCTGGCGGGCAAGCGCGTGCCGCCAGGCAGACGGCCATCGAGCACGCGTTCGCGCAGGGCCTGGTAGAGCTGGCGGGACAATCCCTTGCCGGGATGCAGACGCAGACCGGAAAGGTCGACCGGCAGAGGAGCTGAAGATGCCATAGATTGGCCCCATGAAAGTCATTGAAAATGGATCTTACAACAGACCAATACCAGTTTTAGCATAAGCGCATCTACTGATTGGAATGCCCCATGTATGTACCTTCCGCTTTCCGCCAGAACGACCTCGCCGCCCTGCACCGGGAGATTGCCGGCTGCCGCTTGGCTACTCTGATCAGCCATGGCGAGACCGGCCTGCAAGCCAGCCACCTGCCCTTGCTGCTACGCCCCGAAGAAGGCCAGCACGGCACGCTGTACGGCCACTTGGCGCGGGCCAATCCGCACTGGCGGGTACTGGCCGAAGGCGGTGAAGCGCTGGTGATTTTCAACAGCGCCGATGCCTATATCAGCCCGTCCTGGTACCCGGCCAAGGCCGAGCACGGCAAGGTAGTACCCACCTGGAATTACATCGCAGTGCATGCCTACGGCCAGGCTGCGGTTTTCGATGACGGCGAGCGCCTGTTGAGCCTGCTCGACGAACTCACCGACCGTCACGAGAACCCGCGCCCACAGCCCTGGGCGCTGAGCGATGCCCCCGAGGACTACATCGCCGGCATGCTGCGTGCCATCGTCGGCTTCGCGCTGCCCATCGAGCGCCTGGAAGGCAAATGGAAGCTCGGCCAGAACCGTAGCGAAGCGGATCGCCAGGGCGTGCATGACGGCCTCAGCGCCAGTGCTGATCCCCGCGACCGCGCCCTGGCGCAGCGCATGAATGACTAATCACCGAGGAGACCTGGATCTTGGAAATACGCGCAATCACTGCTGACGACCAGGCTGCCTGGTCGCCGCTCTGGCAAGGCTATCTGCGCTTCTACGGGCAGAAGATGCCCGAGGCCACCACAGCCCTGACCTGGCAACGCTTTCTCGCTGACGACGAGCCGATGCATGCGGCCCTCGCCTGGCACGAAGGGCGAGCCATCGGCCTGGTGCACTGGATCTTCCACCGCTCCTGCTGGACGACCGGCGACTACTGTTACCTGCAGGATCTGTTCGTAGACGAAAGTGTTCGCGGTACTGGCGCCGGGCGTGGGCTGATCGAACATGTCTACGCCCAGGCCAAGCTGGCCGGCGCTTCACGGGTGCACTGGCTGACCAATGAAAGCAACACCACCGCCATGCAGCTATACGATCACATCGCCGACCGCCCCGGCTTCGTGCAATACCGCAAGCAGCTGTAATCAGGAACCCAGACCATGACCGACGACACCCTGCTCGACTGGAAACCCGTTTCGCCGCCACCTCGCAGCGCCATTGATGGCCGCTACGTGCGCCTGGAACCGCTGGACGCAGCAGCGCATGGCGATAATCTCTGGCAGGCGTTGCAAGGCCCCAATAGCGATCCTGCCTTGTGGAATTACCTGCCCTACGGCCCGTTCGCCGAGCGTGCCGGGTTCGATGCCTGGCTGCAGGAAAAGCAAAGCACCAGCGACCCGCTGTTCTTCAGTGTGATCGACAAGACCAGCGGACGCGCTGTAGGGCTGTTGTCCTTTCTGCGTATCACGCCAGTCGACGGCTGTATCGAAATCGGCCATATCGCCTTTGGCCAAGCCATGCAGCGTTCTCCGGCGTCCACG
Coding sequences:
- a CDS encoding GNAT family N-acetyltransferase, with the translated sequence MTDDTLLDWKPVSPPPRSAIDGRYVRLEPLDAAAHGDNLWQALQGPNSDPALWNYLPYGPFAERAGFDAWLQEKQSTSDPLFFSVIDKTSGRAVGLLSFLRITPVDGCIEIGHIAFGQAMQRSPASTEAIWLLMSLAMDDLGNRRLEWKCNARNARSLRAAERLGFVHEGLFRQHAVIKGQNRDTAWFSIIDSEWPQCRAAFVRWLSPDNFDEQGKQRQRLEALRIR
- the pdxR gene encoding MocR-like pyridoxine biosynthesis transcription factor PdxR → MASSAPLPVDLSGLRLHPGKGLSRQLYQALRERVLDGRLPGGTRLPASRQLAERLGVSRNTVNRALDQLYAEGYVQGRVGDGTYVAAIAAVAEPPVSEAPGAASSAALQLLDEHHLPAPLSGAPRAFRVGVPAFDLFPFETWARLSARFWRRPSPARLGYGDPAGDPQLRELIAAYLRSSRGLQCDPAQIIVTCGAQQAISLCAQLLVGPGDPVAVEDPGYRAAGHAFSIAGAQLRGIAVDADGLDVAALERAGPCRLAYVTPSHQYPTGVTLSLPRRLALLDWAERNDAWIIEDDYDGEYRYSGTPLAPLAALDRGQRLLYVGTFCKIAFPALRLGYLVLPPRLAAAFARRRAVDMRHSEVGTQAVMAEFIAAGHFQRHIRRMRNAARARRDALLAGWPQSLPGCAPLPDVHAGLHLSVRCESLARERELVAAAAAVSVEINPLSNYWLPGGDTSMDERAGLVLGFAAVPEKTIGEALQALRGAWKLSD
- a CDS encoding GNAT family N-acetyltransferase; the encoded protein is MLEIRAITADDQAAWSPLWQGYLRFYGQKMPEATTALTWQRFLADDEPMHAALAWHEGRAIGLVHWIFHRSCWTTGDYCYLQDLFVDESVRGTGAGRGLIEHVYAQAKLAGASRVHWLTNESNTTAMQLYDHIADRPGFVQYRKQL
- a CDS encoding FMN-binding negative transcriptional regulator, which translates into the protein MYVPSAFRQNDLAALHREIAGCRLATLISHGETGLQASHLPLLLRPEEGQHGTLYGHLARANPHWRVLAEGGEALVIFNSADAYISPSWYPAKAEHGKVVPTWNYIAVHAYGQAAVFDDGERLLSLLDELTDRHENPRPQPWALSDAPEDYIAGMLRAIVGFALPIERLEGKWKLGQNRSEADRQGVHDGLSASADPRDRALAQRMND